The following are encoded together in the Triticum dicoccoides isolate Atlit2015 ecotype Zavitan chromosome 6B, WEW_v2.0, whole genome shotgun sequence genome:
- the LOC119320960 gene encoding uncharacterized protein LOC119320960, whose translation MQSKKAAGTGEDRLSELPSDVLLKGLETVETQSKTAAGNGEDRLSELPNDLLVNILERVGTLDAVRTCILSKQMQKLPTMLSQIIIDLSNRDLIQMDGVVADMTEKILSTRSPQITVRKLKLKFFLVPSRCLAIGRSVGLAMATQKLEAAEFEIMTLRDTDHCTDGHRLLFAKQFNDFVRDCPDAFAGLTQLHLRNMRFGESDIPSILRHCRRLESLSFRECDAGFRSVLHVEHARLVEFAITYGEFKTVVLDCLPKLQRMSYRNWPCDENPLVLGFVPQLSKLSLANANISGKTINLSQLLANAPTVSDLYLEFRSEKIWLRPECTRVLPPVLAKLRFVNLDHLPEECDISWTMFLLEAAPYLEELCITVWDHKCRSESQKSFSKKMDVKWGPSDPHFRHKNLGRLIIHGFQSDGNFTGYVRRVIQAAANIREVFLHDRKVCQWCIEKFPHLGFRPSSYPRTREDADLLRKKMIAETATATPDIHFRS comes from the exons ATGCAGTCGAAGAAAGCAGCTGGTACTGGGGAGGACAGGCTAAGCGAGCTGCCCAGCGATGTGCTTCTCAAAGGCCTTGAGACGGTCGAAACACAGTCAAAGACAGCAGCTGGTAACGGGGAGGACAGGCTAAGCGAGCTGCCCAATGATTTGCTGGTCAACATCCTTGAGAGGGTGGGTACGCTTGATGCTGTAAGAACCTGCATCCTTTCGAAGCAAATGCAGAAGCTGCCGACTATGCTCTCGCAGATCATAATTGATCTCAGCAATCGTGATTTGATTCAAATGGATGGTGTTGTGGCTGATATGACGGAGAAGATCCTCAGCACGAGGTCTCCACAGATCACCGTCCGCAAGCTGAAGCTCAAGTTCTTCCTGGTTCCCTCCCGCTGCCTCGCCATCGGTAGATCCGTCGGCCTCGCCATGGCGACCCAGAAACTGGAGGCGGCCGAGTTCGAAATCATGACACTGAGGGACACCGACCATTGCACCGACGGCCATCGCCTGCTCTTCGCCAAGCAGTTCAACGATTTTGTCCGCGATTGTCCGGACGCATTTGCTGGTCTCACGCAGCTGCATCTGCGGAACATGAGGTTCGGTGAATCGGACATACCCAGCATCCTCCGCCATTGCAGGCGGCTAGAGTCCCTGTCTTTCCGCGAGTGCGACGCGGGGTTCCGCTCGGTGCTCCATGTGGAACACGCTCGGCTCGTCGAGTTTGCTATCACCTACGGGGAGTTTAAAACGGTGGTGCTTGACTGTCTGCCAAAGCTCCAGCGGATGAGCTACAGGAATTGGCCCTGTGATGAGAACCCCTTGGTTCTTGGTTTTGTGCCTCAGCTTTCGAAGCTTAGCCTTGCTAATGCGAACATTTCGGGCAAGACCATCAACCTAAGCCAGCTGCTTGCGAATGCCCCCACTGTAAGCGATTTGTACCTGGAGTTTCGTAGTGAAAAG ATTTGGCTTCGACCAGAATGCACAAGAGTGCTTCCTCCCGTGCTTGCCAAACTTCGGTTTGTGAATCTGGATCATCTTCCTGAAGAATGTGATATCTCCTGGACAATGTTCCTTCTTGAAGCCGCACCATACTTAGAGGAGCTTTGCATCACGGTATGGGATCATAAGTGTCGGTCGGAGTCGCAAAAGAGTTTCTCCAAGAAAATGGATGTGAAGTGGGGGCCATCCGATCCTCATTTTAGGCACAAGAATCTGGGGAGGCTAATTATCCACGGTTTCCAGTCCGATGGCAATTTCACAGGATACGTCAGACGTGTCATTCAAGCTGCGGCGAACATCAGGGAGGTATTCCTGCACGACAGGAAGGTGTGTCAATGGTGTATCGAAAAGTTTCCTCATCTGGGGTTTCGTCCTTCTAGTTATCCACGGACCAGAGAGGATGCTGATTTGTTGAGGAAGAAGATGATAGCAGAGACGGCGACCGCTACTCCCGATATTCACTTCCGCTCTTAA